Genomic window (Pirellulaceae bacterium):
GGCAATGGAAAAAAAACGCCTTCAAGGTACGCTCGAAGAACTGCATGAGTCACTGCAGGAAACTCATGAGATCGATGAGCAGACGCGTCGTCTGCTCAAAGATTTGACGAACGACATTCAGCGATTGCTAGAGCAAGAAGATCAACCAAGTTCGGATGACTTAAATTCGGTGTCGGATGATTTGAAGGAGTTGCTCCTCAAATTTCAAACCGAACATCCGCAACTGAATGGTGTGCTGAGGCGGATTGCCGACGGGTTAGCCAACCTCGGCATCTAAATCGTTAGGCCACTGTCGTGTGCAAATCGTAATCAACCAATCTGATGGTCAGGTAATCCGCATGAATTTCGCGACGAATGGGGCTCCTGATCGTCAGGCAAGTTTACGAGTCCGTCGCCTGGAGATGGTGGAGAAACAACTGCGACTCCGCGGTATTAATGACGAACGCGTGATTCAGGCGATGTTGGAAGTGCCGCGGGAAAAGTTTGTACCCGAACGACTGCGAGATTCTGCCTACGACGATTGTGCCTTGCCAATCGAAGCGAATCAGACGATTTCCCAGCCATTTACCGTCGCTTTTATGTGTCAGGCAGTTGGATTGCAGGGGGGAGAGTCAGTGCTCGAGGTGGGCACTGGTTCCGGTTATTCGGCAGCTGTGTTGGCCTGCTTGGCCCGAAATGTCTATTCGGTTGAGCGGGTTGACGAACTTTTTCAGACAGCTTCGACTCGTCTTGAGCGGCTGCGTTGCAGGAACGTCCAAGTGAAGCTGGATGACGGCACGCTCGGGTGGCAAGAATTCGGACCGTTTGATGCGATCCTAGTGACGGCGGGTGGAGTGCAGCTTCCTGAACCGCTTGGGAAACAACTCAAAGAAGGCGGTCGACTTGTGATGCCGATCGGTCGCTCCCGAACATCACAAACAATGTACCGATACATCCGGCTGGGCGAAGGATTTCAACGAGAGGAGCTCGGACGCTTCCGATTTGTGCCATTGATCGGCACGCATGGGTGGGAGCCCAATTGAGGCGGCGGACTCCCGTTGCTTTGAGCCCGCCGGGCCGCGCCGACTAATCGTCCAGATCAAGGGCCGCGTCACCTCCTAGCTGTTGCTGATTGATCAGCGGCGGACCCCAATACTCGACTTTCGGTAAACCGGCTCGCCGGCGTCGTTCGGAGTCCGTCCAACGCGACTGAATTCGCTCGCATGCCTCGCGAATGTCTTTCCAGGACGGGTCACGATCTTCTAGCATCTTTCGAGTGCGTTTCATGGCTTTGCTCTGCTCCAGGGGAATACGGCTTGCCTCTCTTCGCCATCTACGCATCGGAAATGTTTTCAGTTCGTTCACCGCTTTTTAAAAAATAATACTTGGGATGTGATCGGCAGAAACTTCGGCGTTTTCCTAATCACCTCGGCCTAAATCATCGTCGTAAGCCGCCAGGATTAAGTCTTGTTCACGTTGTTCGTGAGCGTTGTACAAATCGCTAAACTTCTGAAACATTTGTTCGAGTGCGTCCCTCTCTTGCCGGCCAAGATTTTCGGATTTGGCTTGTTCGCAAAGTGTGTTGAGGAGTTTCAAAAGTTGCTCATGATCTTGCCGCAACAGGTCGATGGCGTGCTGGAGTCGCGGTGCCATGGCGATCAAGCTGTTGAATAGTTCATTTTCCACCTCCTCCTGGAATCGAGCCGTGACATGTTGTTGTAGTCGATCCAGCAGGTCTGCTACTTCTGACGCGGCTGTTTGCTGCTCTGGTAGTGTTCGCTCTGCCGTTGCCAGCAGTTCATCGATGATTGCGTGATTATTTCGGATCAACAAATAGGTTTCATGTTTCATTGTTTTTCGCTGTTGGAATAGCGTCCTGGGGTCGTTGGAGTCCAAAGGAGTCGGAGAATTTTAGGGAGCAGTTAGGCCTGCTTGGACCATCCGCTTCTTTGACCAACGAGGTCGTCGGCGAGCAGCGGTTGGGGTGCCTGTGACGCGATCGAACTCGTCAGCAGTTCGCATTTTTGGGATTTGATCGTTGGTGCGTTGTTTCCACTCGGCGAG
Coding sequences:
- a CDS encoding protein-L-isoaspartate(D-aspartate) O-methyltransferase, with amino-acid sequence MNFATNGAPDRQASLRVRRLEMVEKQLRLRGINDERVIQAMLEVPREKFVPERLRDSAYDDCALPIEANQTISQPFTVAFMCQAVGLQGGESVLEVGTGSGYSAAVLACLARNVYSVERVDELFQTASTRLERLRCRNVQVKLDDGTLGWQEFGPFDAILVTAGGVQLPEPLGKQLKEGGRLVMPIGRSRTSQTMYRYIRLGEGFQREELGRFRFVPLIGTHGWEPN
- a CDS encoding DUF4404 family protein translates to MEKKRLQGTLEELHESLQETHEIDEQTRRLLKDLTNDIQRLLEQEDQPSSDDLNSVSDDLKELLLKFQTEHPQLNGVLRRIADGLANLGI
- a CDS encoding hemerythrin domain-containing protein is translated as MKHETYLLIRNNHAIIDELLATAERTLPEQQTAASEVADLLDRLQQHVTARFQEEVENELFNSLIAMAPRLQHAIDLLRQDHEQLLKLLNTLCEQAKSENLGRQERDALEQMFQKFSDLYNAHEQREQDLILAAYDDDLGRGD